CTGCGAGCTGACCGAGACCCACTCACCGGCCGCCATGGCCATCGCCCCCGCAGTCAGCCCGGCCAGACCGGCCGTGAGGACGGCGCTGGCGTGGGCGCTGCTCGCCGTGGCGACACCCACCATCAGGCTGGACGTCGACACCAGCCCGTCGTTGGCCCCGAGGACGGCGGCCCGCAGCCATCCGGACCGGTGGCCCCGGTGTGCTTCACCGTGCGGCGCGAAGAAGGTCATGGGGGCCATGCTCCACCACGAGCGGAGCATCGTTGACGCGAGGCGACGACCATGAGCTGATGGACGCCGTGAAGCTCACCCTGGACCTGCACGACGTCTACAACCGGGGCAACGACATCGACCGCGCGCTGCGCGGGATCATGGACGAGGCGGAAGCCAAGAAGGCGAAACTGGTGGAGATCATCCCCGGCAAGGGCAGCGGTCAGCTCAAGAAGCGGGTGCTGCGCTACCTGGACCAGCCGGACGTCAAGGCCCGCTATCACCGCGTCGAGAAGGACTCGAACAACTGGGGCCGAATCTTCGTGCACTTCCGCTGGAAGTAGCCGGCGCACCGGGTGTCGTTGGACTCTGACCAGCCGTGCGGAACGTCGGCACGATGGAGCCGACCGACTCGAGGGAGGTCCGATGCCCGACTCCACAACCGTCCGCAACAGCACCTGCACGACCACCGGCAACGCCGTCTACGGCTTCGGCCTGATCGGCGCGCTGATCTACTTCCTGCAGCGGGCCGACACGTTCTGGGAGTACGTCTTCGCCGTCCTCAAGGCAGTGGTGTGGCCGGCGTTCGTCGTCTACCAGGCGCTCCAGTCCTTCTACGGGTAGGCGAAGCCAGGATCGACTTGACATCCTGACCACATGTCGACTGTCTTCACGCACATCCCCCACCCGCGCATCGAGCAGCGCAAGAAGGTCGGGCCGCCCAAGGTCGCCGACCAACTGCCCCAGGACACCGCGATGGCGCGGTTCAACTCCCACTTCGGCCTGTTGATCACTGTGGCGGTGGGCAGCATGTGGGCGGCCTACCTGTTCACATTGCTGGCGCTGATCAGCCTCCCGGCGGCGGTCCAGAGCCACAACGCGATCATCATCGTGGCCTGGATCGCCCAGACCTTCCTCCAGTTGGTGCTGCTGCCGATCATCATCGTCGGGCAGAACGTCCAGGCGAAGGCCGCCGACAAGCGCGCCGAGGCGACCTACGAGGACGCGGACGCGGTGCTGCACACGGCCTTGCAGATCCAGGCGCACCTGGCCGCGCAGGACGTGGAGATCGAGAAGATCGTAGCGACCATAGCGGCGATGCAGAAGGGCTGACCGGGCAGGGCGAAGGTCCGTGTCCAGGTACACCGGTGATCGACCGGCCGTACGCGTCGCCCCTGCCATCCGGTGGCATGGCTACCTGGGCCGACGTCCGGAGGCTGGCGCTGGCGCTCCCCGAGGCGGTCGAGCGCACCTCGCGCGAGGGCACCGGCGAGTGGCGGGTCAACGACAAGGGGTTCGTGTGGGAGCGGCCGCTACGCCGCCGCGACCTCGAGGAGCTGGGGGGCCAGCGCCCCCACCGGCCCCATCCTCGGGGTCCGGGTCGCCCACCTCGGGGTCAAGGAGGCGCTGCTCGCTGAGGATCCCGACGTCTACTTCACGACGTCGCACTTCGACGGCTACCCAGCGATCCTCGTGCGTCTGGAACGGATCGGACGCCGGGATCTCAAGGAGCTGATCACCGAGGCGTGGCTGCTGCGCGCGCCCAAGCGGCTCAGCCGCGACTACCCACCGGCGCGCTGACGCCCGGGCAGGGGTCGCAGCGCGGCCAGGACCTTGGCGGCCCCCGCGAGCGGCCGGCCGTTGGCAACCGCCAGCAGCGCCGTGGCCACCGGCGAGCCGACCTTGCCCTGGCTGAGCATCGGCAGCACCCGAAGTGGCATCTCGTGGACCACCCGGTCGACCAGCAGGGCCATCGGTCCGTCCTCGTCGCTGCCCACGATCTTGGTGGCCGCCCGGCGCAGGACCTGCACCAGCGCCCTGGCGACCAGCGACTGGCGCATGGCCGCGAGCGGGGTGTCCATCGTGTACTGGCCGCGGCGTTCGGCGACGTTGTCCGGCAGCGGGCTCCCGTACAGCACCTGGAACGCGGCGCGGTCGAAGCCGCGGGACATCGACAGGTCCCGGTAGGGCGCCAGCGCCGGCCGGTCCGGTGGAAGTTCGACACCAGCGGAGGCCACCTCCAGGACCGCCCGCGCCCGGATGTCCCGCGACGACGAACCCACCCGGATCTCGAACCGGCCGGGCTCGACCGTCCAGCCGTGCTGCTGCCGGTCCCACACCGCGAAGGCGCGGCGGTCCAGGTCGAGGGTGACCGCCTGCGA
The sequence above is drawn from the Actinomycetes bacterium genome and encodes:
- a CDS encoding Smr/MutS family protein → MKLTLDLHDVYNRGNDIDRALRGIMDEAEAKKAKLVEIIPGKGSGQLKKRVLRYLDQPDVKARYHRVEKDSNNWGRIFVHFRWK